One window of the Nicotiana tabacum cultivar K326 chromosome 4, ASM71507v2, whole genome shotgun sequence genome contains the following:
- the LOC107785623 gene encoding protein DELETION OF SUV3 SUPPRESSOR 1(I) → MATEQPKPAAEDVKMDLFEDDDEFEEFEIDQEWEDKEEGKEVTQQWEDDWDDDDVNDDFSLQLRRELESNTEKK, encoded by the exons ATGGCGACTGAACAACCAAAGCCAGCGGCTGAAGACGTGAAGATGGATCTATTCGAAGACGATGACGAATTTGAAGAGTTTGAAATTGATCAAG AATGGGAGGACAAAGAGGAAGGCAAAGAAGTAACACAGCAATGGGAGGATGATTGGGATGATGATGATGTCAACGATGACTTCTCTCTGCAGCTAAGAAGGGAATTGGAAAGCAACACCGAGAAGAAATAA